One genomic region from Shewanella aestuarii encodes:
- a CDS encoding protein kinase domain-containing protein, whose protein sequence is MQTPQLQQFYINEEQSIYLLKADDARKHRAWVRLCKQQLSKLGYADIEFIGKGAYGFVFAGVNSIGDAHVFKFSRLTLPQSIQDRLEEEAYMLSQVKHPNVPAAIKFERVGKQGILVMERAKGEDLDKICQRFGALPVSMIVSIARQLANILYYLRKGKPLVHGDIKPSNLVYDIENDHLSLIDWGSAVFAQRDEYNRPVDDNVMSLMSSDQQHTNARMGDVYFIGEDQLNGALSTARFDEQGVAATLYALASGQSSRFGTKVIPATSVGLPIELAKTLDGMLSDDPELRNKAGDYFLKSMRHSHKMHLPNIHASSLKAEIPVWVQPRSKTVETVSYSSRKSFLKEHNSHDPIANIDDVQVDKYYRNFMVGMGDTEKGFIAAVGRLAQYPIVGGLAIHWQTNGVYIDSNLATYDPAHKSALILAVNNMVTLARGIKRIGVFKACFFNAKDTLHIERESADKPFEVSGDLQLPFEVGDVPLLEDKSRLHSYFEDGKDPDENLELPPEIMTELGWLNQIHHTGCIIFEALPNHLKIHSYLRLLNPRKQAAFRASLDRIIAHASKIQGHGISGFMKLPYKNTRRFSSLDRKADFFYPKNPKEILISRSKKA, encoded by the coding sequence GTGCAAACACCACAGTTACAGCAATTTTATATAAACGAAGAACAATCCATTTATTTGCTCAAGGCCGACGACGCTCGCAAACACAGAGCTTGGGTTCGCTTATGTAAACAGCAACTGAGCAAACTAGGCTATGCCGATATAGAATTTATCGGTAAAGGGGCTTATGGTTTTGTATTTGCAGGTGTTAATAGCATTGGCGATGCTCATGTTTTTAAGTTTTCTCGATTAACTTTACCGCAAAGTATTCAAGATAGGCTGGAAGAAGAAGCCTACATGCTTAGTCAAGTAAAACACCCTAATGTACCCGCGGCAATAAAATTTGAGCGCGTGGGCAAGCAAGGGATTTTGGTGATGGAGCGGGCCAAAGGTGAAGATCTCGATAAAATTTGCCAACGCTTCGGCGCACTGCCCGTTTCAATGATTGTTAGCATCGCGCGCCAGTTAGCCAATATTTTATATTACTTACGCAAAGGTAAGCCTTTAGTGCACGGTGATATTAAGCCTTCTAACCTAGTTTATGATATTGAAAATGATCATCTTTCGCTGATTGATTGGGGCTCTGCCGTTTTTGCGCAGCGAGATGAATATAACCGACCCGTTGATGACAACGTGATGTCATTAATGTCGAGCGATCAACAGCATACTAATGCTCGCATGGGTGATGTGTATTTTATTGGTGAAGATCAATTAAATGGAGCACTTTCAACAGCTCGCTTTGATGAACAAGGTGTGGCTGCGACCCTCTATGCATTAGCATCAGGCCAAAGTAGCCGCTTTGGCACCAAAGTGATCCCTGCGACTAGCGTGGGCTTGCCGATTGAATTGGCAAAAACCTTAGATGGTATGTTAAGTGACGATCCTGAGCTAAGAAACAAAGCCGGTGATTACTTTTTAAAAAGTATGCGTCATAGCCATAAAATGCATTTACCCAATATACATGCATCTTCGCTTAAAGCAGAAATCCCAGTGTGGGTTCAGCCACGGTCTAAAACCGTTGAGACGGTAAGCTATAGTTCGCGTAAATCATTTTTAAAAGAGCACAACAGTCACGACCCCATAGCCAACATAGATGATGTGCAAGTTGATAAATACTATCGCAATTTTATGGTTGGCATGGGCGACACAGAAAAAGGCTTTATTGCCGCAGTCGGACGTTTAGCTCAATACCCAATTGTCGGGGGGTTGGCTATTCATTGGCAGACTAATGGAGTGTATATCGACTCTAATCTTGCCACATACGACCCTGCCCACAAATCAGCATTAATTCTAGCAGTCAACAATATGGTGACATTAGCCCGCGGTATTAAACGAATTGGGGTGTTTAAAGCCTGCTTTTTTAATGCTAAAGACACCCTACACATTGAACGAGAAAGTGCAGACAAACCCTTCGAAGTTTCAGGTGATCTACAATTACCTTTTGAAGTAGGTGATGTCCCCTTACTTGAAGATAAATCTCGACTGCATTCCTACTTTGAAGATGGCAAAGATCCCGATGAAAACTTGGAATTGCCGCCTGAAATTATGACAGAGTTGGGCTGGCTTAACCAAATTCACCATACGGGCTGTATTATCTTTGAAGCTTTACCCAACCATCTGAAAATTCATAGCTATTTACGCTTACTCAACCCACGTAAACAAGCTGCTTTTAGAGCAAGCCTAGATCGCATTATTGCCCATGCCAGTAAAATCCAAGGTCATGGCATTAGCGGTTTTATGAAACTGCCTTATAAAAATACTCGTCGATTTTCATCTTTAGACAGAAAAGCGGATTTTTTCTACCCTAAAAACCCGAAAGAAATTCTTATTAGTCGTAGTAAAAAAGCATAA
- a CDS encoding porin: MKKNLITSAILSCAALTSFSALAAGPDFYGRIDLALTHSDAGVASQNQKDGAVIENNFSWLGVKGAEKISDNVEILYQMEFGVTNFDNSGATFNARNSFLGIKTVAGTALVGRNDTVFKAAEGGFDLFGNTNSDIDLLFSGQNREADGVSYYSPKIADMLTLNATYLVDDNHDSKSSSMYALSATIGDKALKTHNFYVAAAYQDGISDIEAYRAVAQAKFGNFIVGGLYQNSESQKAELAHLEGDSYSVNLAYLLGNVKIKAGYSYDDSGLGKYASRLVGSSNLENMSDFEISQYSIGADYRVSPSTLVYGHYTKYDGDMVLNQASDSFKDDIVTIGLRYDF, encoded by the coding sequence ATGAAAAAAAACCTAATTACAAGCGCTATTTTATCTTGTGCTGCGTTAACCTCTTTTAGTGCTCTTGCTGCTGGCCCTGACTTTTATGGCCGCATCGATCTAGCGCTGACTCACTCTGACGCAGGCGTTGCTTCTCAAAACCAAAAAGATGGTGCGGTAATTGAAAACAATTTCTCATGGTTAGGTGTTAAAGGCGCTGAAAAGATCAGTGATAACGTTGAGATCCTATATCAAATGGAGTTTGGAGTAACAAACTTCGACAATTCAGGCGCTACATTTAATGCACGTAACAGCTTTTTAGGTATCAAAACCGTCGCTGGTACGGCATTAGTCGGTCGTAACGACACCGTATTTAAAGCCGCTGAAGGTGGATTTGATTTATTTGGTAACACTAACTCTGATATCGATTTATTATTTTCAGGTCAAAATCGTGAAGCTGATGGTGTAAGCTACTACTCACCAAAAATTGCTGACATGCTTACGCTAAATGCAACTTATCTTGTTGATGATAATCATGATTCAAAAAGCAGTTCAATGTATGCTTTAAGTGCAACCATTGGTGATAAAGCACTTAAAACCCATAACTTTTATGTTGCTGCAGCATACCAAGATGGTATCAGCGACATAGAAGCTTACCGTGCAGTTGCACAGGCTAAGTTTGGTAATTTCATTGTGGGCGGTTTGTACCAGAACAGTGAAAGCCAAAAAGCTGAATTAGCACACCTTGAAGGTGATAGCTACTCGGTGAACCTTGCTTACTTATTAGGCAACGTAAAAATTAAAGCGGGCTACAGCTACGATGATTCAGGTTTAGGTAAGTACGCTAGCCGTTTAGTGGGCTCTAGCAACCTAGAAAACATGAGTGATTTTGAAATCAGTCAATACAGCATTGGAGCAGATTACCGCGTAAGCCCAAGCACTTTAGTATATGGTCACTACACTAAATACGATGGCGACATGGTATTAAACCAAGCTAGCGACAGTTTCAAAGACGACATAGTAACAATCGGTTTACGTTACGACTTCTAA
- a CDS encoding sensor histidine kinase, which yields MLRFSRQLLSSPIGRKLMLSIVLFSSLITLLTTVYQLFKDYNSDVNRIDRAFSSIEKVNLEVLAASIWVIDERLINTQLDGLSQLPDITYILIQDDSGQEWQAGEYQNTSIIEKQFDLIYSNSEDIKVGTLLVQADLNIIYDRLYDKAILILLSNAVKTFLVAGFILFLVWLNITQHLLKLSQYCEKISLDKVFEPLKFDRNAAQDEFTLVANAINSMQQQVRASFDDVRQSKQELQTALEDRERLLELERSYKDELARQVKEQTKELEQSLLILKRAQQVLVEKEKMAALGGLVSGLAHEINTPIGICLTAASSQLSHVEELIALIHSDNATLEEINSILEEYQQSCQLIVNNITRASTLIQKFKTVAAEQRYEKDTQFNLKQLLEDIIDATQIMFSPQHVDVELNVDSHLMVKSNASLLNQIIGNIMSNAYIHGFKGVEYSRILINVKHEAEQINIEVQNNGLNIPCDVAEHMFEPFFTTARNKGGIGLGLAAAFNAATLIHGTISYTPISSLGGPMFVVSFPYQAEIEPA from the coding sequence ATGCTAAGATTTTCAAGACAATTGTTAAGTAGCCCTATCGGTCGCAAGCTTATGCTGTCGATTGTGCTGTTTAGCTCCTTAATTACGCTATTGACCACGGTTTATCAGTTATTTAAAGACTACAACAGTGATGTCAATCGAATTGATCGGGCGTTTTCTAGCATTGAAAAAGTTAACTTAGAAGTACTGGCTGCTAGCATTTGGGTTATTGATGAGCGGTTGATTAACACTCAACTTGACGGTTTAAGCCAATTACCTGACATTACTTACATCTTAATTCAAGACGATAGCGGCCAAGAGTGGCAAGCTGGGGAATACCAAAACACTTCAATTATCGAAAAACAATTCGACCTGATTTATAGCAACTCAGAAGACATAAAAGTTGGCACTTTACTGGTACAGGCTGATTTAAACATTATTTACGACAGACTGTATGATAAAGCGATTTTAATTTTACTTTCTAATGCCGTTAAAACCTTTCTAGTTGCTGGCTTCATTTTATTTTTAGTCTGGCTCAATATTACGCAACATCTTTTAAAATTAAGCCAATATTGCGAAAAAATTAGCCTTGATAAAGTCTTTGAACCATTGAAATTCGACCGCAATGCCGCTCAAGATGAATTTACACTGGTTGCCAATGCCATTAACAGCATGCAACAGCAAGTTAGAGCTTCATTCGACGATGTACGACAATCTAAGCAGGAGTTGCAAACCGCCCTTGAAGACAGAGAGAGATTACTTGAATTAGAACGTAGCTATAAAGATGAACTGGCACGTCAAGTAAAAGAACAAACCAAAGAATTAGAGCAATCATTACTTATCTTAAAACGTGCGCAGCAAGTTCTGGTTGAGAAAGAAAAAATGGCAGCTTTGGGCGGTTTGGTCTCAGGCTTGGCCCATGAAATTAACACACCCATTGGCATTTGTTTAACAGCCGCTAGCTCACAGTTATCACATGTTGAAGAGCTCATCGCGCTCATTCACAGTGATAATGCCACCTTAGAAGAAATCAACAGCATTTTAGAAGAGTACCAACAAAGCTGCCAATTGATTGTCAATAACATCACCCGTGCTAGCACTTTGATTCAAAAATTTAAAACAGTCGCCGCTGAGCAAAGGTATGAAAAAGACACTCAATTTAATCTCAAACAGCTGCTAGAAGATATTATCGATGCCACCCAAATCATGTTCTCGCCTCAGCATGTGGATGTTGAGTTAAACGTTGATTCACATCTTATGGTAAAAAGTAACGCCAGCCTACTCAATCAAATTATCGGTAATATTATGTCAAACGCTTATATCCATGGTTTTAAAGGCGTTGAGTACAGTCGTATTTTAATCAATGTGAAGCATGAAGCTGAGCAGATAAATATTGAAGTGCAAAATAATGGCTTAAATATTCCGTGTGATGTCGCAGAACATATGTTTGAACCTTTCTTTACAACTGCAAGGAATAAAGGCGGTATAGGATTGGGGTTGGCGGCCGCATTTAATGCCGCGACACTCATTCACGGCACTATTAGCTATACACCTATTTCATCACTAGGAGGGCCTATGTTTGTCGTGAGCTTCCCTTATCAGGCTGAAATTGAACCGGCATAA
- a CDS encoding porin yields MKKTLLSASIASVITLTSFGALAEGPNFYGRLDLSVTNSDNSSTLQSGTKGAKVGESGTYIENNFSWLGVKGTEKVADGLEVVYQMEFQVENTSGTGDVFKARNTYLGLKGTAGTLLVGRNDTVFKAAEGGFDAFGNTNADIDRLVGGQVRSADGFWYYSPVIADIFAINATYLMEDNQSSDDSQYAVNVTFGDKGFKKHNYYVAGAYNKAIGGIDAYRAVGQFKVGDFTIGGLFQNAESTSSDQEGNTYLVNLVYNINGVNLKAEYGVDEAGFGNYYKNSGGAAGADDINVTNFVVGADYRISKSTLVFGHYAMYEGDYKVAGAKTDLEDDSVFSVGVRYDF; encoded by the coding sequence ATGAAAAAGACTCTACTATCTGCATCAATTGCATCTGTTATCACGCTAACGTCATTTGGCGCATTAGCTGAAGGCCCTAATTTTTATGGTCGTTTAGATTTATCGGTAACAAACTCAGACAACAGTTCAACGCTTCAAAGTGGCACCAAAGGTGCAAAAGTGGGTGAAAGTGGCACTTACATTGAAAATAACTTCTCTTGGTTAGGCGTTAAAGGCACAGAAAAAGTTGCCGATGGTTTAGAAGTGGTTTACCAAATGGAGTTCCAAGTCGAAAATACTTCTGGAACGGGTGATGTATTTAAAGCGCGTAACACATACTTAGGCCTTAAAGGTACAGCTGGTACGCTATTAGTGGGTCGTAATGACACCGTATTTAAAGCCGCAGAAGGTGGATTTGATGCGTTTGGTAACACCAACGCCGATATCGATCGCTTAGTTGGAGGTCAGGTTCGTAGCGCCGATGGTTTCTGGTATTACTCTCCTGTTATCGCAGACATCTTCGCCATTAACGCTACATACTTAATGGAAGATAACCAATCTTCGGATGATTCACAGTATGCAGTCAACGTCACATTTGGTGACAAAGGTTTTAAAAAGCACAATTACTATGTAGCTGGTGCATACAACAAAGCAATTGGCGGTATTGACGCTTATCGTGCTGTCGGTCAATTTAAAGTGGGTGATTTCACAATTGGCGGTTTATTCCAAAATGCTGAAAGCACCAGTTCAGATCAAGAAGGCAACACTTATTTAGTTAACCTAGTTTACAACATTAATGGGGTAAACTTGAAAGCTGAGTATGGTGTAGATGAAGCAGGTTTTGGTAATTACTACAAAAACTCAGGTGGTGCAGCAGGTGCAGATGATATCAATGTAACTAACTTTGTTGTTGGTGCCGATTACCGCATTTCTAAATCAACTTTAGTCTTTGGCCACTATGCAATGTATGAAGGTGATTATAAAGTTGCGGGCGCTAAAACTGACCTAGAAGACGATAGTGTATTCAGTGTTGGTGTACGTTACGACTTCTAA
- a CDS encoding superinfection exclusion B family protein, which produces MRKMTLEAINWSNIKRAFMGAMLWLVVACVTLLFAPVSLLTDIALADFVRQNNHFIGLGLIIGIAYFLSQLVSFVADELIQQLRQKRAVETIEAKVKLLDPAERALLREFFLQGATILALPQNELAVKSLVATNILEKLGNERHYAIQGPTAEYKIAMQARIYLNRDVLRLPAGEPTQEELTYLLKTRPHFINGLVQPRKHAA; this is translated from the coding sequence ATGAGAAAGATGACATTAGAAGCGATTAATTGGAGCAATATCAAACGAGCCTTTATGGGGGCCATGCTGTGGTTAGTGGTTGCATGTGTAACATTATTATTTGCCCCTGTGAGTTTACTTACCGACATCGCCTTAGCTGACTTTGTGCGACAGAATAATCACTTTATTGGCTTGGGTTTAATTATAGGGATTGCCTATTTTCTCAGTCAGTTAGTGAGTTTTGTGGCTGATGAGTTAATCCAACAGTTACGTCAAAAACGTGCAGTGGAAACCATTGAGGCTAAGGTGAAACTGCTTGATCCTGCTGAGCGCGCTTTACTGAGGGAGTTTTTTTTACAAGGCGCCACCATTTTGGCTTTACCGCAAAATGAGCTAGCAGTAAAAAGTTTAGTGGCGACTAATATTCTAGAGAAGCTAGGCAATGAAAGGCATTATGCTATTCAAGGGCCGACAGCTGAATATAAGATAGCCATGCAAGCGCGAATTTATTTAAATCGTGATGTGCTCAGGTTACCAGCAGGCGAACCAACTCAAGAAGAGCTGACGTATTTATTAAAAACCCGACCGCATTTCATTAATGGTTTGGTGCAGCCACGAAAACATGCAGCATAG
- a CDS encoding DUF3149 domain-containing protein, whose protein sequence is MAFWLDLMFGNPIGLLSMIVIFSTFGIISYMMWMFIVKSAPTNND, encoded by the coding sequence ATGGCATTTTGGCTTGACTTAATGTTTGGAAACCCAATTGGATTACTTTCAATGATTGTAATTTTCTCTACTTTTGGCATTATTTCTTACATGATGTGGATGTTTATTGTGAAGTCAGCTCCCACAAATAATGACTAA
- a CDS encoding thiopurine S-methyltransferase, translated as MQPQFWHEKWQLQQIGFHQPQVNPFLIRYWHELRLAPNAEVFVPLCGKSLDMCYLAELGHHVLGCELSQTAVEQFFTENQLSYSLKPQGVHQYYSTEQVSLIQGDIFSLPTNATEHIQGFYDRAALIAFPEEMRQQYALALAKLIPSGVTGLLITLDYPQDTLSGPPFAVSPDWIEQYLAPYFDISLLSCEDVLADNPRFVNKQVPWLNEAAYKLTRKA; from the coding sequence ATGCAACCCCAGTTTTGGCATGAAAAGTGGCAACTACAACAAATTGGCTTTCATCAACCGCAAGTTAATCCGTTTTTAATTCGTTATTGGCATGAGCTTCGTTTAGCGCCAAATGCAGAGGTGTTTGTCCCGCTTTGTGGTAAGTCGTTGGATATGTGTTATCTGGCAGAGCTTGGTCATCATGTTTTGGGTTGCGAATTAAGCCAAACCGCCGTCGAGCAATTTTTTACTGAGAATCAGCTCAGCTATTCTCTTAAGCCACAAGGCGTACATCAGTATTACTCAACTGAGCAAGTCAGTTTGATCCAAGGCGATATATTCTCGCTGCCAACAAATGCCACTGAGCATATTCAAGGCTTTTATGATCGCGCGGCGTTAATTGCTTTTCCAGAAGAGATGCGTCAACAGTATGCATTAGCGTTAGCCAAATTGATCCCTAGTGGCGTGACAGGATTATTGATCACCTTAGATTATCCTCAAGATACCCTCAGCGGTCCTCCATTTGCAGTTAGTCCTGATTGGATTGAGCAATATTTAGCACCATATTTTGATATCAGTTTATTATCCTGTGAAGATGTGCTCGCCGATAACCCACGTTTTGTTAATAAGCAGGTACCTTGGTTAAATGAGGCCGCGTATAAGCTAACACGCAAAGCTTAG
- the tcdA gene encoding tRNA cyclic N6-threonylcarbamoyladenosine(37) synthase TcdA, translated as MSEAYLNRFAGIGRLYGQAALTAFADAHVVVVGVGGVGTWVAESLVRSGIGQISLIDLDDICVTNTNRQIHAIAQTIGQSKVEVMAKRIRDINPECQVNEIEDFVTLDNLNEHFPRTDNGSVTHIDYVVDCIDAVKQKAALIAHCKRNKLPLITIGGAGGQTDPSQIQITDLAKTIQDPLLAKVRSILRKDYGFSKNTQRRFAIDAVFSTQHLVYPQADGSVCNTKATADGSMRMDCASGFGAVTMVTGTFGFMAASRVLAKLALKAKS; from the coding sequence TTGTCAGAAGCATATTTAAATCGTTTTGCAGGTATAGGTCGTTTGTATGGTCAAGCGGCGTTAACTGCATTTGCTGATGCACATGTGGTTGTGGTCGGTGTTGGCGGTGTTGGCACTTGGGTTGCAGAATCATTAGTGCGAAGTGGCATAGGCCAAATTAGCTTGATTGACCTTGATGATATTTGTGTGACCAATACGAATCGACAAATTCATGCTATTGCGCAAACCATTGGCCAATCAAAAGTTGAGGTGATGGCAAAGCGAATAAGAGATATCAACCCTGAATGCCAGGTCAATGAAATTGAAGACTTTGTGACATTAGATAACCTAAACGAGCACTTTCCTCGTACAGACAATGGCTCGGTTACTCATATTGATTATGTGGTTGATTGTATTGATGCTGTTAAACAAAAAGCAGCATTAATTGCCCATTGTAAGCGTAATAAGTTGCCTTTAATTACAATTGGTGGCGCTGGGGGGCAAACTGATCCTAGCCAAATTCAAATAACCGATTTAGCTAAAACCATTCAAGACCCACTATTGGCGAAAGTGCGCAGTATTTTACGAAAAGATTATGGCTTTAGTAAAAATACTCAGCGGCGGTTTGCCATCGATGCAGTATTTTCAACTCAGCATTTAGTTTATCCTCAAGCGGATGGTAGTGTGTGTAATACAAAAGCAACGGCCGATGGCAGTATGCGTATGGATTGCGCATCGGGTTTTGGTGCTGTCACTATGGTAACTGGAACCTTTGGTTTTATGGCTGCGAGTCGAGTACTGGCTAAACTGGCATTAAAAGCTAAAAGCTAA
- a CDS encoding chemotaxis protein CheB, with product MKQSNDVTSTEQVDKTVYTQMSSVNKVFPIIGIGSSAGGLEALEQFLSNIPGDCGMAFIVVQHLDPNHKDMMSELLQRGTSLKVLQITDHLPVKPNHVYVIPPAYDLTILNDVLLLLPRIDTKGLHLPIDDFFASLALDKKEHSIGVILSGMGSDGSLGVIKIKQQGGAVFVQSVDTAKYEGMPISAIDTGQVDAQAPAEELIDKIMAHIEKTGQTAKSIDSHKKECCEIEKVIALMRANTGHDFSLYKKSTILRRIERRMELHQLAKVADYVRYLRANPQETDLLFSEVLIGVTNFFRDKCVWQKLESEVISVLLSQYPDGGTLRAWVPACSTGEEAYTLAIVFQEAIRKVNSHQHFDLQIFATDLDNESVKKARKAIYPNSITENVSPTILERYFVPIKEGYKISKSLRQKVIFSQQSLIMDPPFTKLDLISCRNLFIYLEAELQQKLIALFHYSLNSVGFLILGMSETIGEADQLFLALEGKQRIYKRRNSLQPVNLTTFPTQAIASKLDELTLENFAPVKPENTHILNLENLANSLLHDYFAPSAVLTTKQADIVYISGKTGKYLEPAVGKVNHNLFAMARQGLSAPLNEVFYRALRQNKKLELRNIEIGTLDETLQVDVSVQPVLSPAGLSGMVLVIFSISAVQLASAKINRKRNASQKHNDEIETLQQVLQLAREELRMTTSEMQFIQENLKSANEELKSTNEELQSTNEELTTSKEEMQSMNEELQTVNHELNTKVSELSEASDDMENLLNSTNIATLFLDKNLKVRRFTTEILNIFKLISSDVGRPITDLVSSLIYPELVNDCHEVLRSLIFHEEEVTTHDGRWYIVRIMPYRTQESLIDGVVITFSDNTVNRKANIAMTKSESRFRLLFENSVNAVAYKRIILKDGKAVDFNYLEVNNAYVEITNLYGVVGKNGSVVIPNILQSNPDFMAVCGRVAKSGISEKIEYYVEESKQWFVCSMHSEVQELFVCVTENITDKKKNISTLADIKQMLEQGSQASKFELQQIIHNVQAKLNNLLILDE from the coding sequence ATGAAACAATCAAACGATGTGACTTCTACTGAACAAGTTGATAAAACTGTTTATACCCAAATGTCATCAGTAAATAAGGTATTTCCTATTATCGGTATTGGTTCTTCTGCTGGTGGGCTTGAAGCCCTGGAACAGTTTTTATCAAACATTCCGGGTGATTGTGGGATGGCTTTTATTGTCGTGCAGCATTTAGATCCAAATCATAAAGATATGATGAGTGAGTTATTGCAGCGGGGAACATCTCTAAAGGTGCTGCAAATTACTGACCATTTGCCAGTGAAACCCAATCATGTTTATGTGATCCCACCTGCTTATGACTTAACCATTTTAAATGATGTATTACTATTATTGCCTCGCATAGATACTAAGGGGCTGCATTTACCTATAGATGATTTTTTTGCCTCTTTGGCGCTTGATAAAAAGGAGCATTCAATTGGGGTGATTCTTTCCGGTATGGGGTCAGATGGCAGTTTAGGGGTGATTAAAATAAAGCAACAAGGCGGGGCAGTATTTGTACAAAGTGTTGATACTGCAAAGTATGAAGGGATGCCAATAAGTGCAATAGATACTGGCCAAGTTGATGCTCAGGCCCCTGCGGAGGAATTAATTGATAAAATTATGGCTCATATTGAGAAGACCGGTCAAACGGCTAAGTCAATTGACTCTCATAAAAAAGAGTGCTGCGAGATTGAAAAAGTGATAGCGCTGATGCGTGCCAATACAGGTCATGATTTCTCTCTTTATAAAAAAAGCACTATTCTTCGACGTATTGAACGACGTATGGAGTTACATCAACTTGCTAAAGTCGCCGACTATGTAAGGTATCTGCGTGCCAATCCACAAGAGACTGACTTGTTGTTTAGTGAAGTATTAATTGGGGTGACTAACTTCTTTCGTGATAAATGTGTTTGGCAAAAATTAGAAAGTGAAGTGATATCTGTTTTATTGTCCCAATATCCTGATGGTGGAACATTGCGTGCATGGGTTCCTGCTTGCTCAACGGGCGAAGAGGCTTACACTCTAGCAATAGTATTTCAGGAGGCGATTCGCAAAGTTAATTCACATCAGCATTTTGATTTACAAATTTTTGCCACAGATCTTGATAATGAATCGGTTAAAAAAGCAAGAAAAGCGATTTATCCAAATAGTATTACCGAGAACGTTTCGCCAACGATACTAGAACGATATTTTGTGCCGATAAAGGAAGGGTACAAAATAAGTAAGAGTTTGAGGCAAAAGGTTATTTTTTCTCAACAAAGTTTAATAATGGATCCGCCGTTTACCAAGCTTGATCTTATTAGCTGTCGAAATTTGTTTATTTACCTCGAAGCCGAACTACAGCAAAAACTCATCGCTTTATTTCATTATAGTTTGAACTCTGTTGGTTTTTTGATTTTAGGAATGTCAGAAACAATTGGTGAGGCCGATCAATTGTTTCTAGCACTAGAAGGTAAGCAGCGAATTTATAAGCGGCGCAATAGTCTGCAGCCAGTTAATTTAACGACTTTTCCAACCCAAGCTATAGCCAGTAAGTTAGATGAGCTTACCTTAGAAAACTTTGCCCCTGTAAAACCTGAGAATACACACATTTTGAACTTAGAAAATTTGGCCAATTCTTTATTACACGACTATTTTGCGCCGTCAGCCGTACTCACCACCAAGCAGGCTGATATTGTTTATATTAGTGGCAAAACGGGAAAATATTTAGAACCTGCGGTTGGTAAGGTTAATCACAATTTATTTGCGATGGCTCGGCAGGGGCTGTCTGCGCCATTGAATGAAGTCTTCTATCGTGCGCTACGGCAAAATAAAAAGTTAGAGCTCAGAAACATTGAAATTGGGACTCTGGATGAGACTCTGCAAGTAGATGTGAGCGTACAACCTGTACTTTCTCCTGCTGGATTAAGTGGCATGGTGTTGGTTATTTTTTCTATTTCAGCTGTACAGCTTGCTTCGGCCAAGATTAATCGTAAAAGGAATGCCTCGCAAAAACATAACGATGAAATTGAAACGTTACAGCAAGTTTTACAGCTGGCAAGGGAAGAGCTGCGGATGACCACCAGTGAAATGCAGTTCATTCAAGAAAACCTAAAATCAGCAAATGAAGAATTAAAAAGTACTAATGAAGAGTTGCAAAGCACTAATGAGGAGCTCACCACCTCTAAAGAAGAAATGCAGTCGATGAATGAAGAGCTACAAACAGTTAATCATGAGCTCAATACTAAGGTATCTGAACTTTCAGAAGCCAGTGATGATATGGAAAATCTGCTAAATAGCACCAATATAGCGACGCTTTTTTTAGATAAAAATCTTAAAGTTCGGCGATTTACCACTGAAATTTTAAATATATTTAAACTGATTTCTAGTGATGTCGGTCGTCCTATTACTGACTTAGTAAGCTCGCTAATTTACCCTGAATTAGTCAACGACTGCCATGAAGTTTTGCGCAGTTTGATTTTCCATGAAGAGGAAGTGACTACTCATGATGGACGTTGGTACATTGTGCGAATTATGCCCTATCGAACGCAGGAAAGCTTGATTGATGGTGTAGTGATTACTTTTAGTGATAATACGGTAAACAGAAAAGCCAATATTGCGATGACTAAATCAGAGTCTCGCTTTAGGTTATTGTTTGAAAACTCAGTTAATGCCGTTGCCTATAAGCGTATCATACTTAAAGATGGTAAAGCGGTAGATTTCAATTACCTTGAAGTTAACAATGCATATGTTGAGATCACTAACTTGTATGGTGTAGTCGGCAAAAATGGCAGTGTTGTTATTCCTAATATTTTACAATCTAACCCTGACTTTATGGCTGTGTGTGGACGGGTGGCAAAGTCTGGGATATCTGAAAAAATTGAATATTACGTCGAAGAAAGTAAGCAATGGTTTGTCTGTTCAATGCATTCTGAAGTACAAGAGTTGTTTGTGTGTGTAACGGAAAATATTACCGATAAAAAAAAGAATATTTCAACCTTAGCAGATATTAAGCAAATGTTAGAGCAAGGATCTCAGGCATCAAAATTTGAGTTGCAACAAAT